The nucleotide window ATTTTTGTGCCACCTTGCTAAGGTGGGTTCTTAGAAGAGATTCGAAATCCTCTGTATTTTCGAATATCCAGTATAAACTACCTTTTTCTCCGAGTTCAATTTTTAGCTCTTGTATATTTTTGAGTTGCTCATAGTCGATTTTTGATGGTGGTAATGGCTGATCTTTGAAATATACCATAATGTCGACTGAGTTTTTGTCGGAAGCATACTTTCGATAGGCTCTATTAAATTCTTCAAGAGTTCCAGATTTAGCCTTATGCGTTGGGCTACCAACCCTCCCCCAAAACATAGCTATGAATACATCGTATTCGTCATTAATTTGCTCGTTAATGACATCTTGAGAATATGCGCCAATACCTGGGTGTACATCAGTTTCCCACTTAATTAAATCTAAGCGTAGATTAAGATTCTTACTCCAAGTTTTATTAAGCTCATGTACGACCGATTCGAGGGCCTTCCTTTCTTCTGAAACATCTGAAGGAGATGCAACAAATACATTTATGACAGTTTCGTTTCTTGGCATGATGTACCCTTCAAATATAACAGTGATTAGGCAGTGGTAGCATCGCCACGCAAAACGCGACCGCAACGTTACCGCAACTGACGCTCAACTCCTCAAATGCTGATAAAGATAAATAAATATGTAAAAAGTCATCTATAGCCTTCTCTTGCCAGGCATTATTGAAAACCTTCTGTAATAACGAAGCTGTCGCATTTACGCCCATCGTGAAACGGTCAAATGATTCCACCGCCCCAAACAAAAAGGCCCGAAGCATTTACACTCCAGGCCTCCTCATCACTCATCGCAGTCAATCACCTCAACCGCACTTACTATCGCCGCAAGACAGGCAGGTTGCACACCCATCCATCACGATCACCGCCTTGGTGCTGCACTTGCCACACATGGTGGCATTGGGCGGGAAGTCGCTGGCTTTGTCGTCGTTCGTGGCCGTGCTGTGGCTGGCTTCGAACTCGGCGCGCTTTTCGGCGAGGATGCGCTTGGTGGTTTCGCTCATTTCCTCGCTTTCCAGCAGGCCGATGGCCTTCAGGTGCTTCTCGATCACGGCGCCGATTTCAGCCACCAGGGACGGCATGAATACGCCGCCTTTCTTGAAGTAGCCGCCGTTGGGGTCGTACACGCTGCGCAGCTCTTCCACCAGGAAGGTGACGTCGCCACCCTTGCGGAATACCGCAGAGATAACGCGGGTGAGGGCGATGACCCACTGGAAGTGTTCCATCGACTTGGAGTTGATGAACACTTCGTACGGCTGCCGGCTTTCGTGGTCGGTGCCTTCGTTGAGCAGGATGTCGTTGATGGTGATGTACATCGCATGCTCGGCGATCGGCGGCTTGATCTTGTAGGTGGTGCCCAGCAGGAAGTCCGGCCGTTCGATGTATTCGTTCATCTGAACGGGCTTGGTTTCCGCCTGCACCGGTGGCTGGTGCTCGCTGGCTACTGGGTCGGCTTTCTTGACGCGGTAGCCGACGATTTTGTTGGTAATTTTAACTGTCATGGTCTTGTGTCCTGTGTCGGTTTTACCGGATCAATATTTGCCGTAGGTGCCTTCTTTAAGCGCATCGAAGAGGTTGGCGGCGTTGTGGATTTCGCCGTCGTATTCCACTTGCTCGTTGCCCTTGAGGGTCACTTTGCTGCCATCGTCCAGGGTGAACTCGTACAGGGTGTTTTCCAGGTCCTTCTCCTGGACGAGTACGCCCTGGAAGGCTTCCGGGTTGAAGCGGAAGGTGGTGCAACCCTTCAGGCCCTTGTCGTAGGCGTACATGTAGATGTCTTTGAAGTCCGGGTACGCAAAGTCCTGCGGCACGTTGGCGGTCTTGGAGATGGACGAGTCCACCCAAAGCTGTGCCGCGGCCTGGATGTCCACGTGCTGCGCCGGTGTCACGTCTTCAGACGTGGTGAAGTACTCGGGCAGGCGCTTGTCTTCTTCTTCGGAGAAGGGCATGGCACCGGGGTTGACCAGGTGGCGGTAGGCCAGCAGCTCGAAGGAGAAAACGTCGACTTTTTCCTTGGTCTTGCGCCCTTCGCGGATGATGTTGCGCGCGTAGTGGTGCGAGAAGCTCGGCTCGATGCCATTACTGGCATTGTTGGCCAGTGACAGGCTGATGGTGCCGGTGGGCGCGATGGATGTGTGGTGCGTGAAGCGGCCACCTTTCTCGGCCAGCTGTTCAATCAGCTCCGGCTCTACACCGGCAATCTGCTGCATGTAGCGGCTGTATTTGGCGTGCAGCACCTTGCCCTTGAGCTTGTCGCCCAGTTTGTAGCCGTCTTTGGACAGCTGCGGGCACTTGGTCAGCATCTTCGGTGTTACTTCAAACTCGTCGTCCATGATCGGCGCCGGGCCTTTCTCTTCGGCCAGGGCCAGGGACTGGCGCCAGCCTTCTACGGCCATCTCGCGTACAACGTCTTCAGTGAACTGTACGGATTCGGCAGAACCGTAAGGCATACGCAGCATGGCGAGGGTGGAACCCAGGCCGAGGATGCCCATGCCGTGGCGGCGCTTGTAGGTGATTTCGTGACGCTGTTCTTCCAGCGGCAGGCCGTTGATTTCCACCACGTTGTCCAGCATGCGGGTGAAGATGGCCACGACCTTGCGGTACTTCTCGTAGTTGAAGCTGGCCTTGTCGGTGAACGGGTAGTCCACGAACATGGTCAGGTTCACGGAGCCCAGCAGGCAGCTGCCGTACGGGGGCAGGGGTTGCTCGCCGCAAGGGTTGGTGGCGCGGATGTCTTCGCAGAACCAGTTGTTGTTCATCTGGTTGACCTTGTCGATCAGGATGAACCCTGGCTCGGCGTAGTCGTAGGTGCTGGTCATGATGGTGTCCCAGATAAACTGGGCTTTCAGGGTGCGGTAGATCTTGCACGCCACCTTGCCTTCGTCGTTGACCACGTAGCCTTTCTGGATCGGGAAGTCGCGGTATACAAACTGGCTGGGGTCGTTCAGGTCCAGGCCTTCGTCGGCGGCTTCTTTCTCGGTAACGGGGAAAGACAGGTGCCAGTCGTCGTTATTGCGCACGGCTTCGATGAAGTCTTCGGTGATCAGCAGCGACAGGTTGAACTGGCGCAGGCGGCCGTCTTCACGCTTGGCCTGGATGAAGTCGATCACGTCCGGGTGGTGCACGTCGAACGTGGCCATCTGGGCACCACGGCGGCCACCGGCGGAAGACACGGTGAAACACATGCGGTCGAAGATATCCATGAACGACAGCGGGCCGGATGTGGTGGCACCGGCGCCGGCGACGTAGGCACCCTTCGGGCGCAGGGTAGAGAACTCGTAACCGATGCCGCAGCCTGCTTTCAGGGTCAGGCCCGCTTCGTGGTTTTTCTCCAGGATGTCGTTCATGGAATCCTGAACGGAGCCGGACACGGTGCAGTTAATGGTGGAGGTGGCCGGTTTGTGGGCCTCTGCGCCGGCGTTGGAGGTAATGCGGCCAGCCGGGATGGCACCGTGGCGAAGGGCCCAGGCAAAATCCTTCATGTGCTTGGCG belongs to Marinobacter sp. SS13-12 and includes:
- a CDS encoding NrdJb, whose amino-acid sequence is MTVKITNKIVGYRVKKADPVASEHQPPVQAETKPVQMNEYIERPDFLLGTTYKIKPPIAEHAMYITINDILLNEGTDHESRQPYEVFINSKSMEHFQWVIALTRVISAVFRKGGDVTFLVEELRSVYDPNGGYFKKGGVFMPSLVAEIGAVIEKHLKAIGLLESEEMSETTKRILAEKRAEFEASHSTATNDDKASDFPPNATMCGKCSTKAVIVMDGCATCLSCGDSKCG
- a CDS encoding adenosylcobalamin-dependent ribonucleoside-diphosphate reductase, which gives rise to MNAKAQAVITKIPMQEASLDIWNSKYQLKTKTGEPVDKDIDATYTRVATALAQVENKADRAKHMKDFAWALRHGAIPAGRITSNAGAEAHKPATSTINCTVSGSVQDSMNDILEKNHEAGLTLKAGCGIGYEFSTLRPKGAYVAGAGATTSGPLSFMDIFDRMCFTVSSAGGRRGAQMATFDVHHPDVIDFIQAKREDGRLRQFNLSLLITEDFIEAVRNNDDWHLSFPVTEKEAADEGLDLNDPSQFVYRDFPIQKGYVVNDEGKVACKIYRTLKAQFIWDTIMTSTYDYAEPGFILIDKVNQMNNNWFCEDIRATNPCGEQPLPPYGSCLLGSVNLTMFVDYPFTDKASFNYEKYRKVVAIFTRMLDNVVEINGLPLEEQRHEITYKRRHGMGILGLGSTLAMLRMPYGSAESVQFTEDVVREMAVEGWRQSLALAEEKGPAPIMDDEFEVTPKMLTKCPQLSKDGYKLGDKLKGKVLHAKYSRYMQQIAGVEPELIEQLAEKGGRFTHHTSIAPTGTISLSLANNASNGIEPSFSHHYARNIIREGRKTKEKVDVFSFELLAYRHLVNPGAMPFSEEEDKRLPEYFTTSEDVTPAQHVDIQAAAQLWVDSSISKTANVPQDFAYPDFKDIYMYAYDKGLKGCTTFRFNPEAFQGVLVQEKDLENTLYEFTLDDGSKVTLKGNEQVEYDGEIHNAANLFDALKEGTYGKY